Within the Enterobacter bugandensis genome, the region GGCTGAGGTTGAGGGTATTACCGCACCCGGTCCAGTTCTCGTAATCGCCATCTTCCCTGATCCAATAATAGCTACGGTTATCGATTCCGCGCTGTGAGAGCGTCGGGCCGTCAAGATCGCTTTCCGCACTGTGGTTCAGCACCACGTCCAGAATGACCTCAATGCCCGCGGCGTGGAGTGCCTTCACCGCGTCGCGAAACTCGTCCCGCGCTTTCTCCGGATGCACCGCGTAGCGCGGGTCGAGAGCGAACATCGCCAGCGGGTTGTAGCCCCAGTAGTTGCTTAACCCAAGACGCTGAAGACGCGGCTCGCTGGCGAAATGCGCCACCGGAAGCAGCTCCAGCGCGGTGATGCCCAAATGCTTCAGGTAAGCGACCATTGTCGGATGCCCCAGCGCTTTGTAGGTGCCGCGCATCTCTTTGGGGATCGACGGATGCAGGTAGGTCAGCCCTTTGACGTGCGCTTCATAGATGACGGTGCTACCCCACGGCGTGCGCGGCGGGGCATCGTCTTCCCAGTCGTAGAGATCGTGCACCACCGCGCTTTTCGGCGCGACGGGCGCGCTGTCGCGGTGGTCCGGCTCGCCGTAGCCGACGTGGAACAGCGGGTCGTCTTTAAACTCGCCGTCCACGCGGCGCGCGCACGGGTCAATCAGCAGCTTCGCCGGGTTAAACCAGTGCCCCTGAGATGGCTCCCACGGGCCGTGTACGCGGAAACCGTAGTGCATTCCCGGACGCCCGCCGGACAGGTAACCGTGCCAGATGTCTCCCGTGCGGGACGGTAAATCGTAACGGTGCTCGTTACCCTCCCCGTCAAACACGCAGAGCTCCACCCGCTCCGCGTGAGCAGAAAAGAGCGTGAAGTTCACCCCCTTTCCATCAAAACTCGCGCCGAGCGGTTCGGGTTTACCTGCCGTAAGCTGCGTCATTCTCCCTCCCGCATCAGCCAGATGGTGCCAAGCGGCGGCAGCGTCAGGCTCAGGGAGTTTGGACGCCCGTGGCTTTCAATCGCATCGCTCTGCACCAGCCCGCCGTTACCGGCGTTACTGCCGTGGTAATGCATGGAATCGGTATTCAGGATCTCGCGCCATTTGCCCGGCTGGTTAATGCCGAAGCGGTAGTGTTCGCGCGGCACCGGCGTGAAGTTGCTGGCGACGATAATCTCGTTGCCCGCTTTATCGCGACGTACAAAGACAAACACCGAGCGCTCGTGGTCGTCCACCACCAGCCACTCAAAGCCGTACGGATCAAAGTCCAGCTCGTGCAGCGCTTTGTGGTGGCGGTAGGTCAGGTTCAGGTCGCGCACCAGACGCTGTACGCCGTGGTGCCAGTTGTCGCCGCCCTCCAGCAGATGCCAGTCGAGGCTGGTGTCGTGGTTCCACTCGCGACCCTGGGCGAACTCATTGCCCATAAACAGCAGCTTTTTGCCCGGGAAGGCAAACATCCAGCCGTAGTAGGCGCGCAGGTTGGCAAACTTCTGCCACGCGTCGCCCGGCATGCGGTCGAGAATGGATTTTTTGCCGTGCACCACTTCATCGTGCGACAGCGGCAGCATGAAGTTTTCGGTGTAGTTGTAGAGCAGCCCGAAGGTGAGCTTATCGTGGTGATACTGACGATAAACCGGGTCGAGCTTCATGTAGTCGAGCGTGTCGTGCATCCAGCCCAGGTTCCACTTGTACCAGAACCCCAGGCCACCTGATGACGGAGGGCGGGAGACGCCCGCAAAGTCCGTCGACTCTTCCGCCATGGTCACGGCGCCTTCCACCTGCTCGCCAATGATGCGGTTGGTGTTGCGCAGAAATTCAATCGCTTCGAGGTTTTCACGGCCGCCATACTCGTTCGGGATCCACTCTCCCTCTTTGCGGCTGTAGTCGCGGTAGATCATCGAGGCCACCGCATCCACGCGCAGGGCATCAATGCCGAAGCGTTCGATCCAGTACAGCGCATTCCCCACCAGGTAATTCGACACTTCACGGCGACCGTAGTTGTAGATCAGCGTGTTCCAGTCCTGGTGATAGCCTTCGCGCGGGTCGCTGTGCTCGTACAGCTTTGTGCCGTCGAACTCTGCCAGCGCAAAATCGTCCGACGGGAAATGGCCCGGCACCCAGTCGAGGATCACGTTCAGCCCGGCGGCGTGCGCGGCATCAATGAAATAACGGAAATCATCGCGCGTGCCGAAGCGCCGCGTGGGCGCATACAGCCCGGTGGGCTGATAGCCCCAACTGCCGTCGAACGGGTGCTCGTTAACCGGCAGCAGTTCGAGGTGGGTAAAGCCCATCCATTTGGCGTACGGCACCAGCTGGTCGGCGAGCTCCCGGTAGCTGAGCCAGAAGTTGTTATCGGTGTGGCGGCGCCAGGAGCCGAGATGCACTTCGTAAACGGAGATCGGCGCATCAAAGCGGTTGGCCTGCTTGCGCTCCTCGGTCTGAACGACCTTCTCCGGCAGGCCGCAGATCAGCGATGCGGTATCCGGGCGCATCTGCGCCTCGAAGGCGTACGGGTCGGCTTTAATGCGCAGGTTGCCGTGCGCGTCGATCATCTCAAATTTGTAGAGCTGGCCATTATGCGCCCCGGGGATAAACAGCTCCCAGATGCCCGTCTCACGGCGCAGGCGCATCGGGTGGCGGCGACCGTCCCAGTAGTTGAACTGCCCAACGACGGAGACGCGCTGGGCGTTTGGCGCCCATACGGCAAAGCGCGTGCCGGTGATACCGTCCATGGTATCCGCATGGGCACCCAGCGTTTCGTAGGGGCGTAAATGGGTCCCTTCGGACAGCAGCCAGGCATCCATCTCTTTTAAGAGCGGCCCAAAGCTGTAGGGATCATCAATCAGGTTTTGCTGGCCATGCCAGATAACGGCGAGCTGATAGCGAAAGGGGTTTTTACGGCGGGGCATGACGCCCGAGAAGAAGCCGCGCGAGTCGAGGCATTCCAGATTACCCACCTTGCGGCCGGTTTTGGGTTCGATAACCCACACTTCTGTCGCATCCGGCAACAGCGCCCGAACTTCCAGTCCGGCCTCTGTACGGTGCATCCCTAGCACAGAAAAGGGGTCAGCAAAATGACCCGCAATAAGCGCATTAATCACGTCTCTCGAAATACGATCGGACATGGTATTCATCCTGTTTTTTTATGTCGCCCTTTTTACGCGCTCCGGGACGACTTTTAATGTGACCTAAACGGTGCAGTTGATCCTCTCTGCTCCGCCCTACCCTCAGGTGAGAAATAAATCTTCCTTAAAGCATAGCCAACGTCGTGGTTCCTCCTGATAAAAAATAAGACATCTGCGTTTTACTCCATGTAGTACGCAAAAAAAGGGGGTGACAATCACCCCCTGTGTTTAACAAATTATTACGCCAGCTGGCGCAGCATGCGGCGCAGCGGCTCGGCGGCCCCCCACAGGAGCTGGTCGCCGACGGTGAACGCGGAGAGATACTCCGGCCCCATGTTCAGCTTGCGCAGGCGGCCAACCGGCGTGGTCAGCGTGCCGGTAACGGCAGCCGGGGTCAGTTCACGCATGGTGATATCACGATCGTTTGGTACCACTTTCGCCCACGGGTTGTGCGCGGCCAGCAGCTCTTCCACGGTCGGAATAGACACATCTTTTTTCAGTTTAATGGTGAAGGCCTGGCTGTGGCAGCGCAGCGCGCCGATACGCACGCACAGACCGTCAACCGGAATGGTATTCGCGGTGGCGAGGATTTTGTTGGTCTCCGCCTGGCCCTTCCACTCTTCGCGGGTCTGGCCGTTATCCAGTTGTTTGTCGATCCACGGGATCAGACCGCCGGCCAGCGGTACGCCGAAGTTATCCACCGGCAGCTCGCCGCTGCGGGTCAGCTGAGTGACTTTGCGCTCGATGTCGAGGATGGCGGACGCCGGGTTTGCCAGCTCGGTCGCGACGCTTTGGTGCAGCTGGCCCATCTGGGTCAGCAGCTCGCGCATGTGGCGCGCGCCGCCGCCGGACGCGGCCTGGTAGGTCGCCACGGAGACCCACTCCACCAGGTCCTGCGCGAACAGGCCGCCGAGGGACATCAGCATCAGGCTGACGGTGCAGTTACCGCCAACAAATGTTTTCACGCCGTTGTTCAGGCCGTCGGTGATGACGTCCTGGTTAACCGGGTCGAGAATAATGATGGCATCGTCTTTCATGCGCAGTGAAGAGGCCGCGTCAATCCAGTAGCCCTGCCAGCCGCTTTCACGCAGCTTTGGATAGATTTCGTTGGTATAATCGCCGCCCTGGCAGGTCACAATAATGTCGAGTGCCTTCAGCGCTTCCAGATCGTAAGCGTCCTGCAACGTGCCTGTGGTACCACCAAAGGACGGAGCAGCCTGGCCGAGCTGGGAAGTGGAGAAGAAGACCGGGCGGATAGCGTCGAAATCGCGCTCTTCAACCATGCGTTGCATGAGTACAGAGCCGACCATACCGCGCCAGCCGATGAAACCAACGTTTTTCATAGCATTTTTTTCCTGCTGAGGGTGTGTGCTGATTGTGCAAGCCAGTATTGAACTGGGATATGCTTCACATTACAAAATGCTGCCAAAGTCGCAAGCGAAATTAATCGATGATTGCCCGGCAATCAGAAATACAGCTAATTATCATAATAACCATAGAGAGTTTCAGGGATAATTTACATGAGTGAAATCATTTCAGCAGCGGTTTTATTGATCCTGATAATGGATCCACTGGGCAACCTGCCCATCTTCATG harbors:
- the glgB gene encoding 1,4-alpha-glucan branching enzyme — translated: MSDRISRDVINALIAGHFADPFSVLGMHRTEAGLEVRALLPDATEVWVIEPKTGRKVGNLECLDSRGFFSGVMPRRKNPFRYQLAVIWHGQQNLIDDPYSFGPLLKEMDAWLLSEGTHLRPYETLGAHADTMDGITGTRFAVWAPNAQRVSVVGQFNYWDGRRHPMRLRRETGIWELFIPGAHNGQLYKFEMIDAHGNLRIKADPYAFEAQMRPDTASLICGLPEKVVQTEERKQANRFDAPISVYEVHLGSWRRHTDNNFWLSYRELADQLVPYAKWMGFTHLELLPVNEHPFDGSWGYQPTGLYAPTRRFGTRDDFRYFIDAAHAAGLNVILDWVPGHFPSDDFALAEFDGTKLYEHSDPREGYHQDWNTLIYNYGRREVSNYLVGNALYWIERFGIDALRVDAVASMIYRDYSRKEGEWIPNEYGGRENLEAIEFLRNTNRIIGEQVEGAVTMAEESTDFAGVSRPPSSGGLGFWYKWNLGWMHDTLDYMKLDPVYRQYHHDKLTFGLLYNYTENFMLPLSHDEVVHGKKSILDRMPGDAWQKFANLRAYYGWMFAFPGKKLLFMGNEFAQGREWNHDTSLDWHLLEGGDNWHHGVQRLVRDLNLTYRHHKALHELDFDPYGFEWLVVDDHERSVFVFVRRDKAGNEIIVASNFTPVPREHYRFGINQPGKWREILNTDSMHYHGSNAGNGGLVQSDAIESHGRPNSLSLTLPPLGTIWLMREGE
- the asd gene encoding aspartate-semialdehyde dehydrogenase translates to MKNVGFIGWRGMVGSVLMQRMVEERDFDAIRPVFFSTSQLGQAAPSFGGTTGTLQDAYDLEALKALDIIVTCQGGDYTNEIYPKLRESGWQGYWIDAASSLRMKDDAIIILDPVNQDVITDGLNNGVKTFVGGNCTVSLMLMSLGGLFAQDLVEWVSVATYQAASGGGARHMRELLTQMGQLHQSVATELANPASAILDIERKVTQLTRSGELPVDNFGVPLAGGLIPWIDKQLDNGQTREEWKGQAETNKILATANTIPVDGLCVRIGALRCHSQAFTIKLKKDVSIPTVEELLAAHNPWAKVVPNDRDITMRELTPAAVTGTLTTPVGRLRKLNMGPEYLSAFTVGDQLLWGAAEPLRRMLRQLA